In Dermacentor variabilis isolate Ectoservices chromosome 7, ASM5094787v1, whole genome shotgun sequence, a genomic segment contains:
- the eag gene encoding potassium voltage-gated channel protein ether a go-go produces the protein MPGGRRGLVAPQNTFLENIVRRYNSLPDCSFLLANAQIVDYPIVYCSESFCKISGYNRAEVMQKSCRCSFMYGELTDRPTISKLEHCLDAHAQDQLEILLYRKNRTPLWLLLHVAPIKNEKDMVVLFLLTFRDITALKQPLEDDVSKAGLSKFARLARSVTRSRSVLVQFSSHLPAAIKADAGAGTSRQSQIAHMMSLNAEVLPQYRQEAPKTPPHILLHYCAFKAIWDWVILCLTFYTAIMVPYNVAFKNKTSEDVSLLVLDSIVDVIFFIDIVLNFHTTFVGPGGEVVSDPKIIRMNYLKSWFTIDLLSCLPYDVFNAFDNGEDQQGIGSLFSALKVVRLLRLGRVVRKLDRYLEYGAAMLILLLCFYMLVAHWLACIWYSIGRSDAENGVQFSWLWKLANVTQSQFKVRYVNDSHHGLKAELVGGPPRGTMYVTSLYYTMTCMTSVGFGNVAAETDNEKVFTICMMIIGALLYATIFGHVTTIIQQMTSATARYHEMLNNVREFMKLHEVPRALSERVMDYVVSTWAMSKGIDTKKVLSYCPKDMTADICVHLNRKVFNEHPAFRLASDGCLRALAMYFSMDHSAPGDLLYHTGESIDTLSFVVAGSLEVIQDDEVVAILGRGDVFGDAFWKEPTIGQSCANVRALTYCDLHSIKRDKLLEVLNFYHAFANSFARNLLLTYNLRHRLIFRKVSDVKREKELAERRKHEPLQELSQDHLVRKIFSKFRKNGSASSAATTPAGGSATDHGRSPASPLAILPSPDIEKGALVRPASQVPAIVASSHDGSGPQPPSAPKVVHISEAPPTSTHAPKLSRWATLRSDSVSTGDNKENQPAENAQPHQVIVKPTVPATAPVAPSVKEQPAAAAASTVLIPPARPAVSAGPAQNGSGAAPHRGLSKWAKSMSSKHETIEETAEPETSSPGKGSESEEAPPPPRQQQQQQQQPHHQHQQQQVHHQQYQQQPPQRPPPLPPLEAPPSQPSESLLSPRAGGGRDYQQLLANLMDMRVDLKMEIQRLHTKVSRIDDHLVELLKSAGSGGGSSGPSSPPRCDPPEAPGGDAAEVTSSSSRRAAGGGKTSRQDASDGKSRSHSLKRKSSHKSKASDGGARDSNKMAATAATTDSSAAVRAMLESEIAEQDTECGPLPGRDSSTTSSQHDRQQ, from the exons CGGACTGCAGCTTCCTGCTGGCGAACGCGCAGATCGTGGACTACCCGATCGTGTACTGCTCGGAGAGCTTCTGCAAGATCTCCGGCTACAACCGGGCCGAAGTGATGCAGAAGAGCTGCCGCTGCAGCTTCATGTACGGCGAGCTCACCGACCGGCCCACCATCAGCAAGCTGGAGCACTGCCTGGACGCGCACGCACAGGACCAGCTCGAGATACTGCTGTACCGGAAGAACCGGACgccgctgtggctgctgctgcacgTAGCGCCCATCAAGAACGAGAAGGACATGGTCGTCCTCTTCTTGCTCACATTCCGAGACATCACGGCGCTCAAGCAACCCCTGGAGGACGACGTCTCCAAAG CTGGCCTGAGCAAGTTCGCCCGGCTTGCCCGCTCTGTGACCCggagtcggtcggtgctggtgcaGTTCTCGTCGCACCTTCCGGCCGCCATCAAAGCGGACGCCGGCGCCGGCACGTCTCGCCAGTCGCAGATCGCGCACATGATGAGCCTGAACGCCGAGGTGCTTCCCCAGTATCGCCAGGAGGCGCCCAAGACGCCGCCTCACATCCTGCTCCACTACTGCGCCTTCAAAGCCATCTGGGACTGGGTGATCCTGTGCCTGACCTTCTACACGGCCATCATGGTGCCGTACAACGTGGCCTTCAAGAACAAGACGAGCGAGGACGTGTCGTTGCTCGTGCTCGACTCCATCGTGGATGTCATCTTCTTCATCGACATCGTGCTCAACTTCCACACCACGTTCGTCGGACCCGGAGGAGAG GTGGTGTCCGACCCGAAGATAATCCGCATGAACTACCTCAAGTCATGGTTCACCATCGACCTGTTGTCGTGCCTGCCGTATGACGTTTTCAATGCGTTCGACAACGGCGAGGACCAACAG GGCATCGGCAGCCTATTCAGCGCGCTCAAAGTGGTGCGACTACTGCGGCTAGGCCGCGTGGTACGCAAGCTGGACCGCTACCTGGAGTACGGCGCCGCCATGCTGATCCTGCTGCTCTGCTTCTACATGCTGGTGGCCCATTGGCTCGCCTGCATTTGGTACAGCATCGGCCGCAGCGACGCCGAGAACGGGGTCCAGTTCAGCTGGCTCTGGAAGCTCGCCAACGTCACGCAGTCACAGTTCAAG GTCCGCTACGTCAACGACTCGCATCACGGCCTGAAAGCGGAGTTGGTGGGCGGGCCCCCTCGGGGCACCAtgtacgtgacgtcactgtactaCACCATGACGTGTATGACGAGCGTCGGCTTCGGCAATGTGGCCGCCGAGACCGACAACGAGAAGGTCTTCACCATATGCATGATGATCATTGGAG CGCTGCTGTACGCCACCATCTTCGGCCACGTGACCACCATCATCCAGCAGATGACGTCGGCCACGGCGCGCTACCACGAAATGCTGAACAACGTGCGCGAGTTCATGAAGCTGCACGAGGTGCCACGAGCCCTGAGCGAGCGCGTCATGGACTACGTGGTCTCCACGTGGGCCATGAGCAAGGGCATCGACACCAAGAAGGTGCTCAGCTACTGCCCGAAG GACATGACGGCGGACATATGCGTGCACCTGAACCGCAAGGTCTTCAACGAACACCCGGCCTTCCGGTTGGCGAGCGACGGCTGCCTGCGCGCGCTCGCCATGTACTTCAGCATGGACCACTCGGCGCCCGGCGACCTGCTCTACCACACCGGGGAGAGCATCGACACCCTCTCCTTCGTGGTCGCCGGTTCGCTGGAG GTGATCCAGGACGACGAGGTGGTGGCCATCTTGGGCCGGGGCGACGTGTTCGGCGACGCCTTCTGGAAGGAGCCCACCATTGGCCAGTCGTGCGCCAACGTGCGCGCCCTCACCTACTGCGACCTGCACTCCATCAAGCGAGACAAGCTGCTTGAGGTGCTCAACTTCTACCACGCGTTCGCGAACTCCTTCGCGCGAAACCTCCTACTCACGTACAACCTCAGGCACAGG CTCATCTTCCGCAAGGTGTCTGACGTCAAGCGCGAGAAGGAGCTCGCCGAGAGGAGAAAGCACGAGCCCCTCCAGGAGCTCTCCCAGGACCACCTGGTGCGCAAGATCTTCTCGAAGTTCCGCAAGAACGGCTCGGCCAGCTCGGCCGCCACCACTCCGGCCGGCGGGAGCGCCACCGACCACGGCCGCTCTCCCGCCTCCCCGCTCGCCATCCTGCCCTCGCCTGACATCGAGAAGGGCGCCCTG GTGCGTCCGGCGTCCCAAGTACCGGCCATTGTGGCGAGTAGCCACGACGGCTCGGGGCCTCAGCCACCGTCGGCGCCCAAGGTGGTGCAcatctcggaggctccgcctacgTCCACGCACGCGCCCAAGCTGTCCCGCTGGGCGACGCTGCGATCGGACTCCGTCTCCACCGGTGACAACAAAGAGAACCAGCCggcggaaaatgcacagccacaCCAG GTAATCGTCAAGCCGACCGTGCCGGCTACAGCTCCCGTGGCGCCATCCGTCAAAGAACAGCCCGCCGCCGCGGCTGCCAGTACCGTGCTCATACCTCCAGCTAGGCCCGCCGTGTCGGCGGGGCCGGCTCAGAACGGTAGCGGCGCAGCACCGCACCGAGGCCTGTCCAAGTGGGCCAAGAGCATGAGCTCCAAGCATGAGACCATCGAGGAGACGGCCGAGCCGGAGACGTCCAGCCCGGGCAAAGGCAGCGAGAGCGAAGAGGCACCGCCGCCTCCgcgccagcagcagcaacagcagcagcaaccgcACCACCAGCACCAGCAGCAACAGGTACATCACCAGCAATACCAGCAGCAGCCTCCCCAGAGgcccccgccgctgccgccgctagAGGCGCCACCATCTCAACCCTCGGAAAGCCTCCTGTCTCCGCGCGCGGGAGGGGGGCGCGACTACCAGCAGCTCCTGGCCAACCTGATGGACATGCGCGTCGACCTCAAGATGGAGATACAGAGGCTGCACACCAAGGTGTCCAGGATAGACGACCACCTCGTGGAACTGCTCAAGAGCGccggaagcggcggcggaagcaGCGGGCCTTCCTCGCCGCCCAGGTGCGACCCGCCCGAGGCCCCCGGAGGCGACGCGGCCGAGGTGACGTCATCCTCCTCCAGGCGCGCTGCCGGCGGCGGCAAGACTTCCAGGCAGGACGCCTCGGACGGCAAGAGCCGCAGCCACTCGCTCAAGCGCAAGTCCAGCCACAAATCGAAGGCGTCCGACGGTGGCGCCAGGGACTCTAATAAGATGGCCGCCACGGCGGCCACCACAGACTCTTCGGCGGCCGTGCGTGCCATGCTAGAGAGTGAGATCGCCGAGCAGGACACCGAGTGCGGCCCGCTTCCGGGAAGGGACTCGTCGACCACGTCGTCGCAGCACGACAGGCAGCAATAA